The Thiorhodovibrio litoralis genome includes a window with the following:
- a CDS encoding DUF4124 domain-containing protein — translation MSHVRLPFFVPGSAPVLGGALSLVLGLALSLGIPATAEAQQQVYRSVDAQGNVSFSSSPPAGSNLRSVESIELQPGPSEADRQEAEARAREMQQAADAYDQRRQAAREEATKQQQEAQPKPTASAGESGDAEQWNELLVNGRTLTPEQQMQVDKAKRELLEAEPKGRESSGDDLYQSRGNFRPGTGPRSERE, via the coding sequence ATGTCGCATGTTCGCTTACCGTTTTTTGTTCCAGGCAGCGCGCCAGTGCTTGGCGGCGCGCTGTCGCTAGTCTTGGGCCTCGCCCTGAGCTTGGGCATCCCGGCAACGGCCGAGGCGCAGCAGCAGGTTTATCGCAGTGTCGATGCGCAGGGTAATGTCAGCTTTTCCTCCTCACCGCCAGCCGGGAGCAATCTTCGCAGTGTAGAGAGCATCGAGCTCCAGCCGGGGCCGAGCGAGGCCGACCGCCAGGAGGCTGAGGCGCGCGCCCGCGAGATGCAGCAAGCCGCCGATGCCTATGATCAGCGTCGCCAGGCCGCGCGCGAAGAGGCCACTAAGCAGCAGCAGGAGGCCCAACCCAAGCCAACCGCGTCAGCCGGTGAATCGGGCGATGCCGAGCAGTGGAACGAGCTTCTGGTGAACGGCCGGACCCTCACGCCCGAGCAGCAGATGCAGGTTGACAAGGCCAAGCGCGAACTGCTCGAGGCCGAGCCCAAAGGACGCGAGTCTTCCGGCGACGATCTGTATCAAAGCCGCGGCAATTTTCGCCCCGGCACCGGACCGCGCAGTGAGCGTGAATAA
- a CDS encoding TolC family protein encodes MLALRWRTASCNISAFTRLAPLVLVLALVLPVGTASAAEALPDPLSLEQALELAKAHPRVAADADNLRFPRPLALFIGCHDLAFTGARDGDVRRNQAWASSLIDANAAQRLEVMQRFFDVLLADLSFARDNEAMAVAFVQLDRARARAELGQFSPLRVAELDAEYQMIRRQRAASEAAQRLTRSLLAQALGRPDTLPSKLTLPKLPGDDLKPPKLEDVISAARADNAHIRQLAEELKTKEARALLDMDIEQNALELITRLGLLGLIAEQTETEAYWRDLKLDESRTLYELEAQADLGFSMSQQTRARRDQEQVALCQALTLAELDALQGKPVR; translated from the coding sequence GTGTTGGCTTTGCGCTGGCGGACGGCGTCCTGCAACATCTCGGCATTTACGCGCCTTGCGCCTCTGGTTCTGGTGTTGGCGCTGGTGCTGCCGGTGGGCACGGCGAGCGCCGCCGAGGCCCTGCCCGATCCGCTGAGTCTTGAGCAGGCACTGGAGCTTGCAAAGGCCCATCCCCGCGTCGCCGCGGATGCGGACAACCTGCGTTTTCCGCGCCCGCTGGCGCTCTTCATCGGCTGTCACGATCTGGCCTTCACCGGGGCGCGCGATGGCGACGTGCGCCGCAATCAGGCCTGGGCTTCATCCTTGATCGACGCCAATGCCGCGCAGCGCCTGGAGGTAATGCAGCGGTTTTTCGATGTGCTGCTCGCGGATCTGAGCTTCGCGCGCGATAACGAGGCCATGGCCGTCGCCTTCGTGCAGCTCGATCGCGCCCGGGCACGTGCCGAGCTGGGACAGTTCTCCCCGCTGCGCGTTGCCGAGCTGGATGCCGAGTATCAGATGATTCGCCGCCAGCGCGCCGCGAGCGAGGCCGCACAGCGCCTGACCCGCTCCCTGCTCGCCCAGGCGCTGGGTCGCCCGGACACCCTGCCGAGCAAACTGACGCTGCCGAAACTGCCTGGGGACGACCTCAAACCACCCAAGCTTGAGGATGTCATCAGCGCCGCGCGCGCCGATAATGCCCACATCCGTCAGCTCGCCGAAGAGCTGAAAACCAAGGAGGCCCGCGCCCTGCTCGACATGGATATTGAACAAAACGCGCTCGAGCTCATCACCCGCCTGGGCCTGCTGGGGCTGATCGCAGAGCAGACGGAGACCGAGGCCTACTGGCGTGATCTCAAACTGGACGAGAGCCGCACCCTCTATGAGCTTGAAGCCCAGGCCGACCTTGGCTTCTCGATGAGTCAGCAGACCCGCGCCCGGCGTGACCAGGAGCAAGTCGCGCTGTGCCAGGCTCTGACTCTGGCTGAGCTTGATGCGTTGCAAGGCAAGCCGGTACGCTGA
- a CDS encoding acyltransferase gives MSHAYRAHPTAIIDEGAEIGPDTRIWHWVHICGGARIGRDCSLGQNVFVGNRVVIGNNVKIQNNVSVYDGVTLEDEVFCGPSMVFTNVYNPRSAVSRKDEYRPTLVKKGATLGANCTLVCGVTIGEYAFIGAGSVITRDVKPYALMVGVPARQIGWMSAHGERLELPLSGDGQATCPSGGHGYRLQNGRIEQLGG, from the coding sequence ATGAGCCACGCCTACCGCGCGCATCCCACCGCCATCATCGACGAGGGTGCCGAGATCGGCCCCGACACCCGCATCTGGCACTGGGTTCACATCTGCGGCGGCGCCCGCATCGGTCGCGACTGCTCGCTCGGTCAGAACGTCTTTGTCGGCAACCGGGTCGTTATCGGAAACAACGTCAAGATTCAGAACAACGTCTCAGTCTACGATGGCGTCACCCTGGAAGACGAGGTCTTCTGCGGCCCCAGCATGGTTTTCACCAACGTCTACAATCCCCGCTCGGCAGTGTCGCGTAAGGACGAATACCGTCCGACCCTGGTCAAAAAGGGCGCCACCCTCGGCGCCAACTGCACTCTCGTCTGCGGAGTCACCATCGGCGAATACGCCTTCATCGGCGCCGGCTCGGTTATCACCCGAGACGTCAAGCCCTATGCCCTCATGGTCGGCGTCCCGGCGCGGCAGATCGGCTGGATGAGCGCGCATGGCGAGCGCTTGGAGCTGCCGCTAAGCGGCGATGGGCAGGCCACCTGCCCCAGCGGTGGGCACGGCTACCGGCTTCAGAACGGGCGGATTGAACAGCTAGGCGGATGA
- the bamB gene encoding outer membrane protein assembly factor BamB, with translation MTATSDRELFPNRVSASRLVLGGAALLVLVVGLNGCAMVPWLGGEKDPRPPTPLEKKFSQQLAPNILWKTRIGKGTSGRALNLAPLPRDGRLYVADARGQVAALSQSDGRAIWERDTDLRLSSGPEVVGDLMVLGTSDAELIALSSRDGSQRWRTQLGSEILSTPRIAGDRVIVHTIDDSVYALSTNDGKQLWRYSYPAPVLTLHGSSSPIIVNDNAIVGIAGGRLVSLELERGAPNWELTVTPPSGRSELERIADLDVDPVVVGDIAYVATYNGDLAAVDIVTGSVLWRRELSAYAGLVADRDALFVTDSEDVVWGATTADGSGLWKQDGLKYRRLTAPALVNNHLVVADMDGWLHWIDRNNGRLLARERVAKDRIVHRPVVADGRVFVYANDGTVAALTAGGSARRTSATGAQSAPRSGSQPLINPGPAPSAAAGDL, from the coding sequence ATGACAGCAACGAGCGATAGAGAATTGTTTCCAAACAGAGTTTCTGCAAGTCGCCTGGTGCTTGGCGGTGCCGCGCTGCTGGTGCTGGTTGTCGGGTTGAACGGTTGCGCCATGGTGCCCTGGCTCGGTGGCGAGAAGGACCCGCGCCCGCCGACACCGCTGGAGAAGAAATTTTCGCAGCAGCTCGCGCCGAACATCCTGTGGAAAACACGCATCGGCAAGGGCACCAGTGGCCGTGCCTTGAATCTCGCACCGCTGCCACGCGATGGCCGACTCTATGTCGCCGATGCCCGCGGGCAGGTTGCGGCCCTGTCGCAAAGTGATGGTCGGGCGATCTGGGAGCGGGATACCGATTTGCGCCTGAGCAGCGGGCCCGAAGTGGTCGGTGACCTGATGGTGCTCGGCACCAGCGATGCCGAGCTGATCGCGCTTTCCTCGCGCGATGGCAGTCAGCGCTGGCGCACGCAGTTGGGCAGCGAAATTCTATCGACTCCGCGCATTGCCGGTGATCGCGTCATCGTGCACACGATCGATGATAGCGTCTACGCGCTCTCGACCAACGACGGCAAACAGCTGTGGCGCTACAGTTATCCGGCGCCGGTGTTGACCCTGCATGGCAGCAGCTCGCCGATCATCGTTAACGACAACGCCATCGTGGGCATCGCGGGCGGCCGCCTGGTGAGCCTGGAGCTTGAGCGCGGAGCCCCGAACTGGGAGCTCACCGTCACGCCACCGAGCGGGCGCAGCGAGCTCGAGCGCATTGCCGATCTCGATGTCGACCCGGTGGTGGTGGGGGACATTGCCTATGTCGCGACCTACAACGGCGATCTGGCGGCAGTGGACATCGTGACCGGTTCCGTGCTGTGGCGGCGCGAACTTTCGGCCTACGCCGGTCTGGTGGCGGACAGGGACGCGCTTTTCGTGACGGACTCCGAAGATGTCGTTTGGGGCGCCACGACGGCTGACGGCAGCGGATTATGGAAGCAGGACGGACTCAAGTACCGACGCCTGACCGCACCGGCGTTGGTGAACAACCACCTGGTTGTCGCCGACATGGACGGCTGGCTGCACTGGATTGACCGCAACAACGGGCGCCTGTTGGCGCGCGAGCGCGTGGCCAAGGACCGCATTGTGCATCGCCCGGTAGTGGCTGACGGGCGGGTGTTCGTCTATGCCAACGATGGCACTGTTGCGGCTCTGACCGCGGGCGGCTCGGCCAGACGGACGTCCGCTACCGGGGCCCAATCTGCCCCTCGTTCTGGTTCGCAACCCTTAATCAATCCCGGCCCGGCGCCCAGCGCCGCTGCTGGCGATCTCTGA
- a CDS encoding YbaB/EbfC family nucleoid-associated protein: MKEKLAATDFTAEAGGGAVSATVNGKLAIVNLKIAEQIRNDPTTDYDLLETLIKAAISAAQAQAADAAAKAMKELTGGMDIAEG, from the coding sequence TTGAAAGAGAAACTTGCCGCCACGGACTTCACAGCCGAAGCTGGCGGCGGGGCCGTCTCCGCTACCGTTAATGGCAAACTCGCCATTGTCAATCTCAAAATCGCCGAGCAGATTCGCAACGATCCCACCACGGATTATGACCTGCTCGAAACCCTCATCAAAGCCGCCATCTCTGCCGCCCAGGCCCAGGCAGCCGACGCTGCCGCCAAGGCCATGAAGGAGCTCACCGGCGGCATGGACATCGCGGAAGGATAA
- a CDS encoding Gfo/Idh/MocA family protein: MPNPPATFALIGAAGFVAPRHMRAIQDTGQTLLAALDPNDSVGIIDSYFPQADFFTEFERFDRHVDKLRRKGRPVDYVSICSPNYLHDAHIRFALRNRAHAICEKPLVLNPWNIDGLHEIETETGARIYNILQLRLHPSIIALRERIHRDDTSIRDVDITYITSRGNWYQRSWKGNLEKSGGIATNIGVHFFDMLSWVFGPVRDSQVHLSRPDCAAGYLELAQARVRWFLSINADHLPASAREQNQRTYRSITVDAEEIEFSGGFTDLHTESYRHILSGQGFGLDEARTAVETVYQIRNASPQGLRGDYHPFCAQVRE; this comes from the coding sequence ATGCCAAACCCACCCGCCACCTTCGCCCTGATCGGCGCCGCCGGCTTCGTCGCGCCGCGCCACATGCGCGCCATCCAGGACACCGGGCAGACCCTGCTCGCGGCGCTCGACCCCAATGACAGCGTCGGCATCATCGACAGCTACTTCCCGCAGGCGGATTTCTTCACCGAATTCGAGCGCTTCGACCGCCACGTCGACAAACTGCGCCGCAAGGGCCGACCCGTCGATTACGTCAGCATCTGCTCGCCCAACTACCTGCACGACGCCCATATTCGCTTCGCCCTGCGCAATCGCGCTCATGCCATTTGCGAAAAGCCGCTGGTACTCAACCCCTGGAATATCGACGGCCTGCATGAAATTGAGACCGAAACTGGCGCACGCATCTACAACATTCTGCAACTGCGCCTACACCCCAGCATCATCGCGCTGCGCGAACGCATCCACAGGGACGACACAAGCATCCGAGACGTCGATATCACCTACATCACCTCACGCGGCAACTGGTATCAGCGCAGTTGGAAAGGCAACCTAGAGAAATCCGGCGGCATTGCCACCAACATCGGCGTGCATTTTTTCGACATGCTGAGCTGGGTCTTCGGCCCTGTCCGCGATAGCCAGGTCCATCTCAGTCGCCCGGACTGTGCCGCTGGCTATCTGGAGCTCGCACAAGCACGGGTACGCTGGTTCCTCTCCATCAATGCCGATCATCTGCCCGCGAGCGCGCGCGAGCAAAACCAGCGCACCTATCGCTCCATCACCGTCGATGCAGAGGAGATCGAATTCTCCGGTGGCTTCACCGATCTTCACACCGAAAGCTATCGCCACATTCTCAGCGGACAAGGCTTCGGTCTGGATGAAGCGCGCACCGCTGTCGAAACCGTTTATCAAATCCGTAACGCCAGCCCGCAGGGTCTGCGCGGCGACTATCATCCCTTCTGCGCCCAAGTGCGGGAATAA
- a CDS encoding efflux RND transporter periplasmic adaptor subunit, with product MASPLLTRLGPLALGLIVSLISLPALALQMNGRLEWVNRVEMRALENGIVAEVLIKPGQHVKKDDVLLRMDQREAQARLLEASARLARTQVALENAQRELDRTQELFDRGLIAIEELKDAELEHSAASAEAESARAGEAAAAVALEHTELRAPFDAIVVERNAEQGAVIFRSLQPKPLLTVAPNDKMLARILVTSEVLRRYRPGQDAKVRVRGELRDGEVYSLGVEAVRIDPDGAVYELDVIFASEPDEILRPSEFVQVILP from the coding sequence ATGGCGTCACCACTGCTAACCAGGCTCGGCCCGCTTGCCCTTGGCCTGATCGTCTCTCTGATCAGCCTGCCGGCGCTAGCCCTGCAAATGAACGGCCGGCTTGAATGGGTGAATCGCGTCGAGATGCGCGCGCTGGAGAACGGCATTGTGGCCGAGGTGTTGATCAAGCCGGGGCAGCATGTCAAGAAAGACGATGTGCTGCTGCGCATGGATCAGCGCGAAGCCCAGGCGCGACTGCTCGAGGCGAGTGCGCGCCTGGCCCGCACCCAGGTCGCGCTGGAGAACGCCCAGCGCGAGCTCGACCGCACCCAGGAGCTGTTCGACCGCGGCCTGATTGCCATCGAGGAGCTCAAGGACGCTGAGCTCGAGCACTCCGCCGCCAGCGCCGAAGCCGAGTCGGCGCGCGCCGGCGAGGCTGCTGCCGCCGTGGCCCTGGAGCACACCGAGCTGCGCGCCCCCTTCGACGCCATCGTGGTGGAGCGCAATGCCGAGCAAGGGGCGGTGATTTTCCGCTCGTTGCAGCCCAAGCCGTTGCTCACTGTAGCGCCCAACGACAAAATGCTCGCCCGCATTCTGGTGACCTCTGAAGTGCTGCGCCGTTACCGCCCGGGCCAGGACGCCAAGGTCCGGGTCCGTGGCGAACTGCGCGATGGAGAAGTCTACAGCCTGGGCGTCGAGGCGGTGCGCATCGACCCGGACGGCGCGGTCTATGAACTCGACGTCATCTTTGCCAGCGAGCCCGACGAAATTCTGCGTCCGTCGGAATTTGTGCAGGTGATTCTGCCCTGA
- a CDS encoding pentapeptide repeat-containing protein, giving the protein MAVTKIELGAILEEHALWLGRKGGSRASLNGADLRDADLRKADLRNADLRGANLDGTTVQGAKLDGADLYGADLRGADLGGAKLHGADLYGADLQGADLHGVDLRSADLQAADLRSAGLCEANLRGANLRSADLRGADLEGANLHDADLYGADLYGADLRGADLYGADLYGADLREAKLRGADLYGAYLAGADLHDADLHGTNLPDFAICPEEGGFIGWKYADGAILELYIPEDAVRACSLVGRKCRATHVVTRAVSSGPKKPAYRTRKGTRYIVGKETWADAWNDDPRIECTSGIHFFMTRKEAEEYGTR; this is encoded by the coding sequence ATGGCCGTCACAAAAATAGAATTGGGTGCAATCCTAGAGGAACACGCTCTTTGGCTCGGCAGAAAGGGCGGGAGTAGGGCTAGCCTTAACGGCGCCGACCTTCGCGATGCCGACCTTCGCAAAGCCGACCTTCGCAACGCTGACCTTCGTGGAGCAAACCTTGATGGCACCACCGTTCAAGGTGCAAAGCTTGACGGTGCCGATCTGTACGGCGCCGACCTTCGCGGCGCCGACCTTGGTGGAGCAAAGCTGCACGGTGCCGACCTTTACGGTGCCGACCTTCAGGGTGCCGATCTTCACGGCGTTGACCTTCGCAGCGCGGATCTTCAGGCCGCTGACCTTCGCAGCGCCGGTCTTTGCGAAGCGAACCTTCGCGGAGCCAACCTTCGCAGCGCCGACCTTCGCGGAGCCGACCTTGAGGGCGCCAACCTTCACGACGCCGACCTTTACGGTGCCGATCTTTACGGCGCCGACCTTCGCGGGGCCGATCTTTACGGCGCGGACCTCTACGGCGCCGACCTTCGGGAAGCCAAGCTTCGCGGCGCCGACCTCTACGGCGCCTACCTTGCCGGTGCCGACCTTCACGACGCAGATCTTCACGGCACCAACTTACCAGACTTTGCAATCTGCCCGGAAGAAGGGGGGTTTATTGGTTGGAAGTACGCGGATGGCGCGATCCTTGAGTTATACATCCCGGAGGATGCGGTTCGCGCGTGCTCGTTAGTAGGACGGAAATGCAGGGCAACGCACGTTGTGACGCGCGCGGTCAGTAGTGGACCAAAAAAACCGGCCTACAGGACGCGAAAAGGTACGCGATACATCGTCGGAAAGGAAACTTGGGCGGATGCTTGGAATGATGATCCGCGTATTGAATGCACGAGCGGCATTCATTTCTTTATGACTCGGAAAGAAGCCGAGGAGTATGGCACGCGCTAG
- a CDS encoding class II glutamine amidotransferase domain-containing protein, giving the protein MCGLMGIQLGRRLTCAEHQRVKELFTGVLLANEERGREATGVAAFWPDGSHNILKLPVCASEFVASQEFADFMNSWDLSTCTLLGHTRKPTKGSVWNPDNNQPIRVGQTVGIHNGTIHNDNFLFDTQNLERKAEVDSEIIFSMLNTIEDISRMDSETISAIQRVSRELTGYFTTLSVQLEKPHQVLVMKYNNPVSFHYSRSLQAYFFSSRYVFLRKAFGRQVVTEALESKTGYLFDAMRQEEPVGRPHVHFPLQSTSDCCCCMETTGF; this is encoded by the coding sequence GTGTGTGGATTGATGGGGATCCAGTTGGGTCGACGATTGACATGCGCCGAGCACCAACGGGTCAAGGAACTCTTCACAGGGGTGTTGCTGGCGAACGAGGAACGGGGCCGTGAGGCCACGGGCGTGGCTGCATTCTGGCCGGACGGAAGCCACAACATTTTGAAACTGCCGGTATGTGCGAGTGAGTTCGTCGCTTCCCAGGAATTCGCGGATTTCATGAATTCATGGGACCTCTCAACCTGCACGTTACTGGGACACACACGGAAACCCACCAAGGGCTCCGTCTGGAATCCCGACAACAATCAACCGATTCGGGTTGGGCAGACGGTGGGAATCCATAACGGCACCATACACAATGACAACTTCTTATTTGATACCCAGAACCTTGAGCGCAAGGCTGAGGTGGATAGTGAAATCATCTTCTCCATGCTAAACACCATTGAGGATATCTCTCGCATGGACTCGGAGACGATCAGCGCCATTCAACGCGTTTCCAGAGAGCTTACCGGATATTTCACCACTCTTTCCGTGCAACTGGAAAAGCCCCATCAGGTGTTGGTAATGAAATATAACAACCCTGTTTCATTTCATTATAGCCGTTCATTGCAGGCCTATTTTTTTTCCTCGAGATATGTGTTCCTGCGAAAGGCGTTTGGTCGGCAGGTGGTAACGGAGGCACTGGAAAGCAAGACTGGTTATCTGTTCGACGCCATGCGTCAGGAAGAGCCCGTGGGGAGACCCCACGTCCACTTTCCCTTGCAATCAACATCAGATTGCTGTTGTTGCATGGAAACCACCGGTTTTTGA
- a CDS encoding nucleotidyl transferase AbiEii/AbiGii toxin family protein → MKPIISQIGQNPMTSALNQIQLETLRDFYHIFPESQSTLIGAVALGFYLEVSWRKTADIDLVVALDQNEVLTALSQYSDWTRHPRHAYRFQSPQGPFLNIIPAGQEFSEKGMVELENGQTMNFAGIDLALTHSVAHKALNSLEVKVSPPSCIAVLKMESFLIRPYERLRDLQDIAQLLDVYIDDTSNRFWDVGVEHIGNFDLVPAYLLGQDIGKIVTERHVQTLQDFFQTLIDPESVHHAWMERHGPSHWSAEKEPLLERLKVLGKGIEYSLGTNILDGET, encoded by the coding sequence ATGAAGCCAATCATTAGCCAGATCGGACAAAACCCAATGACGTCCGCCTTAAACCAAATTCAACTTGAAACGCTTCGCGATTTTTACCACATCTTCCCAGAATCCCAAAGCACGCTTATTGGTGCCGTCGCATTAGGGTTTTATTTGGAGGTGTCTTGGCGCAAAACAGCCGATATAGACCTTGTTGTTGCGCTGGACCAAAATGAAGTTTTGACTGCGCTCTCGCAGTACTCTGATTGGACAAGGCATCCAAGGCATGCGTATCGATTTCAGTCGCCACAAGGCCCTTTCTTGAATATTATTCCCGCCGGGCAGGAGTTCTCGGAAAAAGGAATGGTTGAGCTGGAAAACGGTCAGACCATGAACTTCGCTGGGATTGATTTGGCATTGACCCACTCCGTGGCGCATAAGGCTCTGAATTCTCTTGAAGTCAAGGTTTCGCCTCCTTCCTGTATTGCAGTTCTAAAGATGGAGTCTTTTTTAATTCGCCCCTATGAAAGACTTCGCGATCTACAAGATATTGCCCAACTGCTTGATGTTTATATCGATGATACATCCAATCGCTTTTGGGATGTGGGCGTGGAACATATCGGGAATTTCGATTTGGTTCCAGCTTATCTTCTGGGGCAAGATATCGGTAAAATAGTAACCGAGAGACACGTCCAGACACTTCAAGATTTTTTTCAAACGCTGATCGATCCTGAATCTGTGCATCATGCATGGATGGAGAGGCATGGGCCCTCCCATTGGAGTGCCGAAAAAGAGCCGCTTCTCGAAAGGTTAAAGGTGTTGGGTAAAGGTATTGAATATAGTCTTGGCACAAACATACTTGATGGGGAAACTTAA
- the der gene encoding ribosome biogenesis GTPase Der: MLPVITLVGRPNVGKSTLFNRLTRSRNALVADFPGLTRDRQYGLGQLGARPYLLVDTGGLSGGRDALEVLTERQVRLAIEEADHLLFMVDARDGCVAGDLDIAAELRRTGKPLTLAVNKVDRLDADQALAEFHRLGLGEPVAIAASHGRGLSTLLERVYDALPEAVEDPEAAAAGQGIQIAVVGRPNAGKSTLINRLLGEERVVASDMPGTTRDSLFIPFQVDGRDYTLIDTAGMRRRAKVTELIEKYSVIKAMQAIDACNVAILVIDARAGIGEQDATLAAHIIDSGRALVVAVNKWDGLSGEERNAIRDTYQRKLGFLDFAERFQISALHGSNVGHLLEAVERAYASAFRDLPTPLLTRLLEDLVSEHQPPLVHGRRIKLRYAHQGGRNPPVIVIHGNQAEAVPDPYRRFLINRFRSELKLGGTPLRLELKSGTNPFAGKRNTLTPSQQRQRERLKRFVSRKKR; encoded by the coding sequence ATGCTGCCGGTCATCACTCTGGTCGGCCGTCCCAATGTCGGCAAGTCGACGCTGTTTAATCGCCTCACCCGCAGCCGCAATGCGCTGGTTGCTGATTTCCCAGGCCTGACACGCGATCGTCAATACGGTCTCGGCCAACTTGGCGCGCGGCCCTATCTGCTGGTGGACACCGGCGGCCTGTCCGGCGGTCGCGACGCACTTGAGGTCCTCACCGAGCGTCAGGTCCGCCTGGCCATTGAGGAAGCCGATCATCTGCTATTCATGGTCGATGCACGCGACGGCTGTGTGGCGGGCGATCTCGACATCGCCGCCGAACTGCGCCGCACCGGCAAGCCTCTGACCCTGGCGGTCAACAAGGTCGACCGACTCGATGCTGATCAGGCGCTGGCGGAATTTCATCGCCTGGGTCTCGGTGAGCCGGTGGCGATCGCGGCCAGTCATGGACGCGGCCTGAGCACGCTGCTTGAGCGCGTCTATGATGCGCTGCCAGAAGCCGTGGAGGACCCGGAGGCGGCGGCAGCGGGGCAGGGCATCCAGATCGCTGTGGTCGGGCGGCCGAATGCGGGCAAATCCACCCTGATCAATCGCCTGCTCGGCGAGGAGCGGGTGGTGGCCAGCGACATGCCTGGCACCACGCGCGACAGCCTGTTCATCCCCTTCCAGGTCGATGGGCGCGACTATACGCTGATTGATACCGCCGGCATGCGGCGTCGTGCCAAGGTTACGGAGCTGATCGAGAAATATAGCGTCATCAAGGCGATGCAGGCGATCGATGCCTGTAATGTCGCTATTTTGGTGATTGATGCACGCGCCGGCATCGGTGAGCAGGACGCGACCCTGGCCGCGCACATCATCGACAGTGGTCGTGCGCTGGTGGTTGCCGTCAATAAGTGGGACGGGCTCAGTGGCGAGGAGCGCAACGCGATCCGGGACACCTACCAACGCAAGCTCGGTTTTCTCGATTTTGCCGAGCGTTTCCAGATCTCGGCGCTACACGGGTCCAACGTGGGGCATCTGCTCGAAGCGGTCGAGCGTGCCTACGCCAGTGCGTTCCGCGATCTGCCAACACCCTTGCTGACGCGTCTGCTGGAGGATCTGGTCAGCGAGCATCAGCCGCCGCTGGTGCACGGGCGGCGCATTAAACTGCGCTACGCCCATCAGGGCGGGCGCAATCCGCCGGTGATCGTGATTCACGGCAATCAAGCCGAGGCGGTCCCCGATCCTTACCGGCGTTTCCTGATCAATCGTTTTCGCAGTGAGCTTAAATTGGGTGGCACGCCCTTGCGACTGGAGCTCAAGAGCGGCACCAACCCCTTTGCCGGCAAGCGCAATACGCTGACGCCGAGCCAGCAGCGCCAGCGTGAGCGGCTGAAGCGATTCGTGAGCCGAAAAAAACGCTGA
- a CDS encoding roadblock/LC7 domain-containing protein — MGIPKDILNSLNGDVEGLQTAALFSSDGLPLLINNPANADVESFSAKFAMVSKLVSKTVTSLNGGRTDEILVEQDKGWILLRAVGKADLNLIISVTPDATLGNLRMVAKRLVADIAAAV, encoded by the coding sequence ATGGGAATTCCAAAAGATATTTTAAACTCCCTCAACGGCGATGTTGAGGGGTTGCAGACGGCCGCGCTCTTTAGTTCGGACGGTCTCCCACTATTGATCAACAACCCGGCCAATGCCGATGTGGAGTCGTTTTCGGCCAAGTTTGCCATGGTATCCAAACTGGTTAGCAAGACCGTGACGTCACTCAATGGTGGTCGCACGGACGAGATCCTGGTGGAGCAGGACAAGGGCTGGATTCTCTTGCGGGCCGTTGGCAAGGCGGATTTGAATCTCATTATCAGTGTCACGCCCGATGCCACATTGGGGAATCTCAGAATGGTGGCCAAGAGACTGGTGGCGGACATAGCCGCGGCCGTTTGA